CGGCTGTTAAATAAACAACGACAATTGTCATGCATATATCCCTCAAACCTAAAACTAGcaatattcttagaatattgTCAGTAAAACTAAGTTATTTTTCCTAACAGACATAATTAAGCATCTTTGGTTTATGAAGAAAAAGGAGAATGTAATGAACATTCATATTTCTTAAGGAATGTAATAATTATGCATCTTCGATCGGCATATATATTGATACgggaaatgatttgtacagttTTTACCTGTAGGGTATGTAAGTCTTATACACTACTTTTGAAAATAGTGGATAAATTTAGAACCGATCTAaacaaaatttaacttttagatatgtattctactttttttttaaaatgaaacgCACATAATTTACATactttaaatatgtatatagaatttctcatatggatatacaatattatttgtataattgAATGTTAATATCGAGTTGACTATATATGGTTAATAtcaactataaaattataactgGATTCAAAGCCTCCAAGAAAGATGGAAATAGAATCAACTCCAGTTCATCTACGTATACGTGGTTGGAGATCATTTTCTacttaaaataagtattttggCCATGCATTGATGTCATTGATGACGATTCCTAGCTTCTTTCTTTCCCACTTTCAGTTGTGAAAGAAAGAATCAACGCCTCCAAAAAGGAATTCAGatatttaacaatattattacatgagatatcttataatatatatatatatatatatataattaaacgtCACATATATAATCCCAATTACGCCACATCTGATAATGAAGAGAccataatcataaaataaatttaaaaaataagatttactGTATTAGAAAATCAATTAAGTGGcagttataaattaattttcattgtaGTCAGTAACgttcaaaaacaaatatagaatAATTGGATCCCTGCcactttaataattatatttgaggATTTATTTCGTTAAATACAGGAGATAAGACAACGaaagataataaattatttagaaaacGGCCTGGCGGCAGACAGCGTGGATATTTTTTTAAGCTGGCGGGcggcttttatttttatttagcaaAAATGGAAGGTGGGGGCGACTAATGTAATTACTCTCTTTTGTAGAATATTCGGTTTGAGTCATAGTTACTGTCTAATGAGTGAACAACTTTACCGCTGTACTGGTTGAATTttggtttatttatatattttttattttaataattttttaacagtcttaattattaagaaaaaattaaaaaaaataaaatttcactaatagtctttttttaatcactgaataaaaaataaaatattcgaataataattttaaacaataatattgaagtagttaaatagcattttttttttttaaaaatataagaacgTGGACTATGATAATTCAGCTTTGACCATTCAATTGGCACAAAACACAGCCGGAGTTAGATGCGTAGATTCGATACTCATCATCTATCCTCTCTATTTCGTGTATTCTCTGTATGTTTTCATGGCAGCCTATTTTGTTTAATCAAAGTCAATCTTTGGGTACCACATTCGAGTCACACAACTCTTAACTATTTGTGCAGTAAGATTTATAGTGAAAAAGATGGGTCTGATTtctaaatgaaattataaactTTATATGATTGACGAGTtatgctacttatcatctcaatttttatcattatcttattattttatgatatgtcattagatgattagaaattatttattatattttatttataaatctatcatgtaataccacatcatgagaAGATagaaagttaataaataaatttttcctttcttttatgtACCATTGGCTGCAATTTTTTACAGATGAACAccgaaatatgatttttttgttttatgatttttatttgtttattgttttcgACATATCCCAAAACCACAATTTGCACGAGTCATCTGGAATACGATGACCGGCCACAAAAGTGGGGACCACCGGtatctttattttatctttttctttaagcAGACACCAAATGTCAAAGTTGGATACAGCAAcgcgcaaaaaaaaaaaaaaaaaaggtaaaggTTATGTTAAGATTCATAGAATGAAGAAGATTGCGTGCAATGGTAGTGTTGTCATTCGTATGAAATGAactctttctcctttttctctaCTCAAATTTTATTCGGCACATCCTAAAACACCATTAATGCATCGGACACCCAGAACAGAGATTTTGGCTATTCATACGTATATATAAATCCCATTGACAGCCGATACTTTTGCGCCTGCATTTATCGTTTTCTCCAGACGTGCATTGCGACATAGACGAACGACAAAGGGGGAGAGAATCAAAGGTCGTTGCTTTTCCTTCTCTGACTAAACTCCGGCTCGGATTCTTGGACTGTGTTTATGCCTTTCAACAACTGAACAACGGGTTTTACTGTTTGTTTCGTAAGCAGTCACGAGTTATCTGTTACTCTTGAGAGTTGAGACTAGAGCCTGATAAAACTAATCGTATGGTTTATCCAGCTCATACTTATCCCATGTATCTTGCATTAATCGCTCTTAGGGGCTAAAAGAACGGTTCATTGCGGCAACGTGCATGCGATTCATAAGGACGTCAACCATTCTAGAAGAGGTGATTTATGGGGTTTTTTAATCCTCTCTTTAATCTTTCTTTATTCAGTATGTATCTTTCCCCTTGTATGAAGCGAATATCATATGAAGTCAACAACTCTGCTCTTCTTTATAACTGACCACTTTACCTGGTTCCAGgtttaaatatattcattcGCGTTAGAAATTTAGTTCTTCTGCAGAATCTCTTTTTGCAAGGTTTAGCCGACTAGCTTGAACCTCTAACCCTggaagattttttctttttttttggaatgatAAAACTCAAAGTTGATAGTTTCTGGCCGTACCCGTTTGTTCTTTTGATGGACTAATCTTTGAACTGCattctccttttattttcttttttccttttggatCTTTACCAGTGGGGTTTTGTTCATTTCAATTGCCGTGTAGTTGACTAATGATTATTGGATTGGTAACTTCGGTTTTGCAGGAATCTTGATTTTAACAGGCGTTAAAGGGTTGCAGAGCTTCTGTTTCTGATAAAGAACAAAGAGAATTTTGGTTCTGTTTGCTATCTCTAAACAGGTAAAAATCTTGGCAGAAAGATTATATCTTTTATAGTTATCACCAATATTTGAGCTAAAAAAAGTATACCGCAGGAGTTTATAGAAAATTGGATTCTCTCTCCATGATTATTGGTCGTGATTGTTTAGTATTGACTTTGTATTGTTTGGGCCAACAGAAACAGTATTATTTTGTATCTTCTTCTTTTACAATATTTCAACCCACAGCATAGGACTCATGATGCAACCAAGACGTTCTGACTTGTAGCTGCGGGCGAAAAGTACAGGTCACTCCCCTCAATAACCCTCATTATACCACCACAACCTTCGAATTCAGGGGTGGTGTTAACTCATAAAAGCACTACATCTATACCTTCTAAATTTATCGGCTAGAGTCTTCATTCAATATTGActtaatatgataatatttttaaattaagatacgATTAGTGTTGATCTACAAAATACCCAAAAGGATCTTAACTTGCTAGGTGATTTTATAAAGTTTTACTgttgctttctttcttcttgggAAATgactaaaatcatttcaaggAAAACATACCAGCTAATTCCTACATTGTTACATATCTCAAGACTGCTGCTAGCTTTAGAACACCTTATATCCTGCTACACTTTCTTATGAATCATTCTTTTGATAGTCTAATATTTTGATGACTACAGTTTTTAACTTGTCTAGTTGACCCATAAGTTGTTGATTTAAGCCATCAAATTCGTTCTGCAGCTGCAATTTAAGTTTGATGTATTTCTGAACCAGTAGCTGGGCTTCTGAAGACTATATTGGTATCTTTGACGAGGTAAAAAGATGGCTGAGGTTGGCCTGGAAGGCGAAACAGATATAAATGAGGCCACTACTTCAACGGGCAAGGCAGTAGCAGAGAAAAATCGGGGCATCAATGGGGGCCAACAAGATTCACCAAATAACACAAAAGATGAGGAAACCAAGACAGTTCCATTTCTCAAGCTTTTCTCATTTGCAGATTCCACTGATACCGTGTTGATGATTGTTGGCACAATTGGATCCATTGCAAGTGGATTAGGCATGCCCATTATGACAATACTGTTTGGGCAAATGATCAATAGTTTTGGCAGTAACCAAAGTAACACCAAAGAAATCGTTGATATTGTTTCCAAGGTAAAAACAATGCATGAGCTTATAAAATAAGGTTTGCTTCAATATTTATCCCAGGAAAGATTTGTGCTATAACTTCTGATTTTATTCTTCACTAGTTTCCTGAGGTAAAAAATTTGGGTAGCGATGTAGTTGAACGcttatacttttttttacatGTTTATTTGTTGATACGAAGATGCTAATTAACCACCTGGTGAAATTATAGATCTCTCTAAAGTTTGTCTACTTGGCTTTGGGGATTGGTTGCGCAGCATTCCTTCGTAAGTAAATTTGATGCTCAAAATCATTATACATATTTAAACCATAGAAAAGTCTTTTATGCATAACCCCTTCAAGATTAAGAAACTTGGGTCTTTTGTTTGTCAGAGGTGACATGTTGGATGGTCACGGGGGCGAGACAGGCTGATCGGATAAGGGGGTTGTATCTGAAAGCTATATTGAGACAAGATGTTGCTTTCTTTGATAAGGAAACTAACACCGGAGAGGTTGTTGGGAGAATGTCCGGTGATACTGTTCTCATACAGGATGCCATGGGTGAGAAGGTATAACACAGCTGCCAGAATTACATCAAAAccaaaagaagataaatcaaatttttgttCATCTCGTGCCCCTAAATGAAATCATGTAGTCAACCAAGTCTACCTTGTCCTGCAGGTTGGGAAATTTATACAGCTGATATCAACCTTCATTGGGGGCTTCATAATAGCATTTGTCAGAGGGTGGCTTCTTGCCCTTGTCTTGTGCTCTGCCATTCCTCTTCTCGTGACAGCAGGTGGTACCGTGGCCATAGCTATATCAAAGATGACATCCCGGGGACAAGGTGCTTATGCAAAGGCAGCAAATGTAGTTGAACAAACAATTGGTGGGATCAGAACTGTGAGTCAATTTGTCAAAAGcaaatacatttgaccaaaaaaaaaaacttacctcTTAATACTGCTAATATGATTTTTCTCTGCAATCTTTAGCAAATGGTAACACATCTATCGTCGCTTCCATTGTAGGTTGCATCATTTACAGGAGAGAAGCAAGCTATaacaaattacacaaaattTCTTGTACATGCTTACAAGTCTGGCGTACATGAAGGTCTTGCCACAGGAATGGGTTTTGGCACAGTTATGTTAGTAGTGTTTTGCACCTATTCGCTGGCTGTGTATTTTGGTGCAAAGTTGATACTAGATAAAGGATACTCTGGAGGACAAGTGATGAACGTGATCATTGCTGTCTTAACTGCTTCCATGTGAGCGGCATTTTGTATTTCCTTTATCTTGCAGAAGAACGTGGATATGCTAGTAATTCTATTATTCCGATTAACCCAATAAACAAAAACTTATTTCTGCTTATGTGACTGAATATACAAAAGCTGCCATGCAGAAAACCATATGAATCCAAGTGTTCTATCTTTCCATTGGcttatgtatttatttacttctaCCTTTTCCTGATATATTGATGCTTCAGGTCCCTAGGCCAGGCGTCTCCCCCCTTGAGTGCATTTTCTGCCGGCCGAGCTGCAGCATTTAAGATGTTCGAGACTATCGAAAGACAGCCAGATATAAATGCTTTTGACAAAAGCGGAAAAGTATTGGATGACATTCGTGGAGATATAGAATTGAGGGATGTTTATTTCAGCTATCCAGCCCGTACGGATGAGAGAATATTTAATGGATTTTCTCTTTCTATCCCTAGTGGCATGACTGCAGCTTTAGTTGGAGAAAGTGGAAGTGGGAAGTCAACAGTGATCAGTCTTATAGAGAGATTCTACGACCCACAAGTTGGTGAAGTTCTTATAGATAACATTAACCTCAAGGAGTTTCAGCTTAAGTGGATTAGAGGGAAAATTGGTCTTGTCAGCCAAGAACCTGTGTTGTTTGCCTCCAGCATTAAGGATAACATTGCATATGGAAAAGACGGTGCAACCATAGAAGAGATAAGAGCTGCAACTGAACTTGCAAATGCTGctaaatttatagataaattgCCTCAGGTTCTAATTTCACTCACTTTTAGACCCTTTGGTCATCTTCAAGTTCTGAAAGTTATTATTTGACTCCtaagattttgaattttactTTCAGGGACTAGATACCATGGCTGGTGACCACGGAACACAGCTGTCTGGTGGACAGAAACAGAGGATTGCCATTGCAAGAGCAATTCTGAAAGACCCACGAATTTTACTTCTGGACGAAGCTACAAGTGCACTTGATGCAGAATCAGAGAAAATAGTGCAAGAGGCATTGGATAGGGTTATGGTTAACCGAACCACTGTCATTGTTGCCCATCGACTGAGCACGGTGAGGAATGCTGATATGATAGCAGTCATTCACAGAGGAAAGATGGTTGAAAAAGGTACCTTACGGGTATTTACGTGCCATTGTATTCCGAATCATTGGTGCATATCCTTTATGTTGTGATCaaattttaatctttaaaattgctcATTTCatagtttatttggttttatatTTCTAAATGCATTTGGCTATTGAATCAGGCTCACACTCAGAACTTCTCAAGGAACCTCATGGAGCATACTCTCAGCTTATACGCTTgcaagaagaaaataaggagtCAAAGCATGCTGTAGATGATCAAAATAATCCTGAAATTACTGTGGAATCTTTCGGACAGTCCAGTATCCGACAATCAAGTCTTCGGCAGAAAAGTCAAAGAGCCTCAATCCTACGATCCATAAGTCGGGGATCATCTGTGGGAAGTAGCAGCCGCAAGTCATTCTCAGTTACATTTGGTGTGCCCACTGGACTTGAAGTAACTGATGCTGCAGTGACAGAACAAGATACCTCTTCAATAGTGCCACAAAAATCACAAGAGGTCCCAATTCGACGCCTTGCCTATCTCAATAAGCCAGAGATTCCAGTGCTTCTAGTTGGAACTGTGGCTGCAACCGTCAGCGGAGTAGTACTCCCAATATTTGGTTTGCTGATTTCGAGAGTAGTCAAAACATTCTTTGAACCACCTTCCGAACTAAAAAAGGATTCGAAGTTTTGGTCTCTAATGT
This genomic interval from Juglans microcarpa x Juglans regia isolate MS1-56 chromosome 4D, Jm3101_v1.0, whole genome shotgun sequence contains the following:
- the LOC121260940 gene encoding ABC transporter B family member 21-like, translated to MAEVGLEGETDINEATTSTGKAVAEKNRGINGGQQDSPNNTKDEETKTVPFLKLFSFADSTDTVLMIVGTIGSIASGLGMPIMTILFGQMINSFGSNQSNTKEIVDIVSKISLKFVYLALGIGCAAFLQVTCWMVTGARQADRIRGLYLKAILRQDVAFFDKETNTGEVVGRMSGDTVLIQDAMGEKVGKFIQLISTFIGGFIIAFVRGWLLALVLCSAIPLLVTAGGTVAIAISKMTSRGQGAYAKAANVVEQTIGGIRTVASFTGEKQAITNYTKFLVHAYKSGVHEGLATGMGFGTVMLVVFCTYSLAVYFGAKLILDKGYSGGQVMNVIIAVLTASMSLGQASPPLSAFSAGRAAAFKMFETIERQPDINAFDKSGKVLDDIRGDIELRDVYFSYPARTDERIFNGFSLSIPSGMTAALVGESGSGKSTVISLIERFYDPQVGEVLIDNINLKEFQLKWIRGKIGLVSQEPVLFASSIKDNIAYGKDGATIEEIRAATELANAAKFIDKLPQGLDTMAGDHGTQLSGGQKQRIAIARAILKDPRILLLDEATSALDAESEKIVQEALDRVMVNRTTVIVAHRLSTVRNADMIAVIHRGKMVEKGSHSELLKEPHGAYSQLIRLQEENKESKHAVDDQNNPEITVESFGQSSIRQSSLRQKSQRASILRSISRGSSVGSSSRKSFSVTFGVPTGLEVTDAAVTEQDTSSIVPQKSQEVPIRRLAYLNKPEIPVLLVGTVAATVSGVVLPIFGLLISRVVKTFFEPPSELKKDSKFWSLMFIVLGVAAFLSGPTRSYFFGVAGSKLIQRIRSMCFEKVVHMEVGWFDESEHSSGAIGARLSADAATVRTLVGDALAQIVQSIASVIAGLVIAFAASWEMALIILVLVPLLGVNGYTQRRSMRGFSADAKAMYEDASQIATDAVGSIRTVASFCAEEKVMQLYEKKCEGPKKAGIKEGMISGIGFGMSNFLLFSVYATSFYAGAQFIKEGKTSFSAVFQVFFALTMAATAVTQSSSFVTDTQKAKNAAASIFAILDRKSKIDPSDESGMTPDNVKGDIELHHVSFKYPSRPNIQIFRDLNLAIRAGKTVALVGESGSGKSTVIALLERFYDPDSGYITLDGIEIQKLQLKWLRQQMGLVGQEPVLFNDTIRANIAYGKGGDVTEAEIIAAAELANAHKFISGLQQGYDTIVGERGLQLSGGQKQRVAIARAIIKSPKILLLDEATSALDAESERVVQDALDKVMVNRTTVVVAHRLSTIKNADLIAVVKNGVIVEKGKHETLINIQDGSYASLVALHTGAATA